One window from the genome of Mucilaginibacter ginsenosidivorans encodes:
- a CDS encoding aminotransferase class V-fold PLP-dependent enzyme has protein sequence MNRRDILKGLTILPLTGGIVGKAAASIGGKAPALPVKPERDLFKELGVTPVINASVTMTFLSGSLMLPEVLEAINSTSHDFANMYELQDKVGAKIAEMLHVEAAMVTSGAACAILLSTAAAITGTDPEKIKLLPNLPGPRPEVIMQKTHRYLFDQAVTTTGAKIIEVEGADEMEKAINDRTVMALFFNAAEKSSIQHADFVAVAKKHNIPTLLDAAADVPPVENLFKYQKIGFDLVTFSGGKMIRGPQSAGLLFGRKDLITAARANHSPNEAPIGRPMKVNKEEMFGMYAALKAYLERDHKKEWEDWLQRAKHIGSQLETVQSVKTETLVDPGPANAFPSLKVTWDPEKIKIKPEDVVKALKGGTPSIVAGGRKDHLLVGVVLLRPDQVDIVAGRVKSILQQAT, from the coding sequence ATGAACCGTAGAGATATATTAAAAGGCCTTACCATTTTACCCTTAACAGGCGGTATTGTTGGCAAGGCTGCCGCGTCGATTGGCGGAAAAGCGCCGGCGTTACCGGTAAAGCCGGAACGCGATCTGTTTAAAGAGCTTGGTGTTACGCCGGTTATCAATGCATCGGTAACCATGACGTTTTTGTCGGGTTCGCTGATGTTGCCAGAAGTGTTGGAGGCTATCAATTCAACCTCGCACGATTTTGCCAATATGTACGAATTGCAGGATAAAGTAGGCGCTAAAATTGCCGAAATGCTTCATGTAGAGGCTGCTATGGTGACTTCAGGTGCGGCTTGCGCCATATTATTAAGTACTGCGGCTGCTATAACCGGGACCGACCCGGAAAAGATCAAACTATTGCCAAACTTGCCTGGCCCAAGGCCAGAGGTTATCATGCAAAAAACACACCGCTATCTTTTCGACCAGGCAGTCACTACAACCGGCGCTAAAATTATTGAAGTTGAAGGTGCCGATGAAATGGAAAAGGCGATCAATGACAGGACGGTAATGGCATTATTTTTCAATGCAGCGGAAAAAAGCAGTATCCAGCACGCCGATTTTGTGGCAGTTGCCAAAAAGCATAATATCCCTACCTTATTAGATGCCGCTGCGGACGTGCCACCTGTAGAAAACTTGTTCAAGTATCAGAAGATAGGCTTTGACCTGGTTACTTTTTCGGGCGGAAAAATGATACGCGGTCCGCAAAGCGCCGGCCTGCTTTTTGGACGGAAGGACCTGATAACCGCCGCGCGCGCCAATCATAGTCCTAACGAAGCACCTATCGGCAGGCCCATGAAAGTAAATAAGGAGGAGATGTTCGGCATGTACGCTGCCCTGAAAGCTTACCTGGAGAGGGACCATAAAAAAGAATGGGAAGACTGGCTGCAACGTGCCAAACATATAGGTTCGCAGCTCGAAACGGTACAAAGCGTTAAGACCGAAACGTTGGTTGATCCTGGGCCGGCTAACGCATTTCCGAGCCTGAAGGTGACATGGGACCCGGAGAAGATAAAAATAAAGCCCGAAGACGTAGTGAAAGCCCTGAAAGGCGGCACGCCAAGCATTGTTGCCGGCGGCAGAAAAGATCACTTACTCGTAGGTGTGGTGCTTTTGCGGCCCGACCAGGTGGATATTGTGGCCGGCAGGGTAAAATCGATATTGCAACAGGCCACCTGA
- a CDS encoding RidA family protein, with protein MEQRRSILKKMLASVVGLSVFGISRDAIAKPADEKVANNVTTLQDVPLFSGSTKLGNMVFIAGKGAHVEPFEIKAHTEIVLKELEKELIKAGSSMEKVLKVSVFLNDIADYQGMNEVYKGRFGNNPPVRTTVAVAKGGVPGNSLVEMDCIAYI; from the coding sequence ATGGAACAAAGAAGATCTATTTTGAAAAAAATGCTGGCCTCGGTGGTAGGTCTGTCCGTATTCGGAATAAGCAGGGATGCCATTGCAAAACCTGCGGACGAAAAGGTAGCCAACAATGTAACCACGTTACAGGATGTGCCCTTGTTTTCGGGTTCAACCAAACTGGGCAATATGGTTTTTATTGCCGGTAAAGGGGCGCATGTGGAGCCGTTTGAAATTAAGGCGCATACCGAAATTGTATTGAAGGAACTAGAGAAAGAGCTTATTAAGGCTGGTTCTTCGATGGAGAAGGTACTGAAGGTTTCTGTTTTTCTGAATGATATTGCCGACTACCAGGGTATGAACGAGGTGTACAAGGGCCGTTTCGGCAACAATCCGCCGGTGCGCACTACGGTTGCCGTAGCAAAGGGCGGTGTACCTGGCAACTCGCTGGTGGAAATGGATTGCATAGCTTATATCTAA
- a CDS encoding c-type cytochrome, whose protein sequence is MKFKRSITGIISMVFIVFAWHAPAQVKKKGAVKRKAPASVAKVVPPPAPPFAAAPELEEGKTLISKSDCLACHKIDDKLVGPPYSAIAGKYPQNQSSVDELSQKVIKGGSGVWGPIPMAPHPAIALADANKMVKYILTLNPKNLPVSSK, encoded by the coding sequence ATGAAGTTTAAAAGATCAATAACAGGCATTATAAGTATGGTATTTATTGTTTTTGCCTGGCATGCACCAGCGCAGGTAAAGAAAAAAGGCGCCGTAAAAAGGAAAGCGCCTGCATCCGTGGCCAAAGTGGTACCCCCGCCTGCGCCGCCTTTTGCTGCTGCGCCCGAACTTGAAGAGGGCAAAACACTGATATCCAAATCGGACTGCCTGGCGTGCCATAAGATAGACGACAAACTGGTGGGGCCGCCATATTCGGCCATTGCTGGAAAATATCCTCAAAATCAAAGCTCGGTTGACGAACTTTCGCAAAAGGTTATCAAAGGCGGCAGCGGCGTCTGGGGACCGATCCCGATGGCGCCGCATCCTGCAATAGCGTTGGCCGATGCCAATAAAATGGTCAAATATATACTTACCTTAAATCCAAAGAATTTACCCGTCAGTTCGAAATAA
- a CDS encoding SMP-30/gluconolactonase/LRE family protein — MIRQVHNPAFTKQLFVLAWLTIVTVSANAQSADTALLFKSVLFTPVNSFTIGVEGPAVDKDGNIYAVNFSHDGTIGKMTPDGSASVFIELPKGSTGNGTRFDSHGNMLIADYTGHNIIKVNMATKQQTILAHEVTMSQPNDIAIDNKDRIYASDPNWKAGTGKIWRIDPDGKITLLDSMATVNGIDVSPDNRTLYVNEKRKIWAYDLSSKGTISNKHLVTEFTDFGMDGLRCDVKGNIYQARFGKGTIAKISPDGKIIREIALIGKRPTNIAFGGPDGKTMYVTLQDQGNLETFRVDEPGREWKMSQKQK; from the coding sequence ATGATTAGACAGGTCCATAACCCCGCTTTCACTAAGCAGCTATTCGTATTGGCATGGCTTACAATAGTTACAGTAAGCGCAAATGCCCAGTCTGCGGATACGGCGTTGCTTTTTAAATCAGTCTTATTTACACCTGTTAATAGCTTTACCATAGGGGTCGAAGGGCCGGCGGTTGATAAAGATGGCAATATTTACGCTGTGAATTTCAGTCACGATGGGACCATCGGCAAAATGACGCCGGACGGATCGGCTTCTGTTTTTATCGAATTACCCAAAGGCAGCACCGGTAACGGGACCAGGTTTGATAGCCATGGGAATATGCTGATAGCGGATTATACGGGGCATAACATTATTAAAGTGAACATGGCTACCAAACAACAAACCATTTTGGCCCATGAGGTGACAATGAGCCAGCCCAATGATATCGCTATTGATAATAAGGACAGGATATATGCCAGCGACCCGAACTGGAAAGCAGGGACAGGTAAAATATGGCGTATCGACCCGGATGGAAAAATAACACTTTTGGATAGTATGGCCACCGTTAACGGTATAGATGTGAGTCCGGATAATCGTACCTTGTATGTAAACGAAAAGCGTAAGATATGGGCCTATGATCTTTCGTCAAAAGGCACAATAAGCAATAAACATCTTGTAACCGAATTTACAGATTTTGGAATGGATGGATTAAGATGCGATGTAAAGGGTAACATTTACCAGGCACGTTTCGGCAAAGGGACCATAGCCAAAATTTCGCCCGATGGGAAAATTATCCGTGAGATTGCCCTCATCGGCAAACGGCCAACCAATATTGCCTTCGGCGGACCGGATGGTAAAACTATGTATGTCACATTGCAGGACCAGGGCAACCTGGAAACCTTTAGGGTAGATGAGCCGGGCCGTGAATGGAAAATGTCGCAAAAACAGAAATAA
- a CDS encoding c-type cytochrome produces the protein MTEAKSYFHSHLWKFIAAGALLAFMGFSWKNARLKILPVYNDSDGLYLPDGFQALVVVDSLKGQARHIAVNKNGDIYVKARNHNLNGGYGNIALRDTNGDGRADIITPFGKYDGHTYGTAMRIHNGYLYFSSELMVYRMKLKKGQLVPDSKIDTIVIDNPPYHEHQTKPIAFDNKGHIYVGWGAGSNAGQVNNRQPGSPGVGEPGSPNKGNPWLKDHGGIWMFDANKTGQHQADGVKYATGLRSTVALDWDPKSKSLYTVAHGRDDFRMLWPDIYTPWESAMQPAEEFFKVTKGFDGGWPYYYYDQIKGKKLLNPEFGGDQVKEGEGAKLTQPLIGFPAHFAPNDLLFYRGKQFPAHYKNGAFVAFHGSTDRAPYPQAGYIIAFVPFKDGKPSGPWEVFADGFAGVDPIVNVSNAVYRPMGLAEGADGSLYVSDTERGRIWRIMYTGDKRKFGAPELAAMEKRKQTASNIKTPDEIKDNLFKGMATTSVVYSTYCIACHQADGKGDGNRFPPLAQSEWVNYNTPRLIRVILNGLKGPVKVKGLSYNEVMPGHGSFLSDAQVAEVLTYIKSNFNNLPEIVTPEEVGAVRKTLPKETHD, from the coding sequence ATGACTGAGGCTAAAAGTTATTTTCATTCACATTTGTGGAAGTTTATTGCCGCGGGCGCATTGCTTGCATTTATGGGCTTTTCGTGGAAAAACGCCCGGCTAAAGATACTGCCTGTTTACAACGACAGTGACGGCCTTTATTTGCCGGATGGTTTCCAGGCGCTGGTTGTCGTTGACAGCTTAAAGGGCCAGGCCAGGCACATAGCTGTTAATAAGAACGGTGATATTTATGTAAAGGCCAGGAATCACAATTTAAACGGAGGCTATGGCAATATAGCCCTAAGAGACACTAATGGCGACGGCAGGGCTGATATTATAACTCCTTTTGGCAAATATGACGGACATACTTACGGTACGGCTATGCGGATACATAATGGCTATTTGTATTTCAGTTCGGAACTGATGGTTTACCGGATGAAACTGAAAAAGGGACAACTGGTTCCGGACAGCAAAATAGACACGATTGTTATAGACAATCCGCCGTATCATGAACATCAGACCAAACCCATCGCCTTTGACAACAAAGGGCACATTTATGTTGGCTGGGGCGCCGGCTCGAACGCGGGGCAGGTAAACAACCGACAGCCTGGATCGCCCGGGGTTGGCGAGCCGGGATCGCCTAATAAAGGTAATCCCTGGTTAAAGGATCATGGCGGCATATGGATGTTTGATGCCAATAAAACCGGCCAACATCAGGCTGATGGAGTAAAATATGCTACCGGGCTGCGAAGCACAGTAGCACTGGATTGGGACCCAAAGAGTAAATCGCTGTATACGGTAGCACATGGCCGCGACGATTTTCGTATGCTTTGGCCCGATATATATACACCCTGGGAAAGTGCGATGCAACCGGCAGAGGAATTTTTTAAGGTAACCAAAGGGTTTGACGGTGGCTGGCCTTACTATTATTACGACCAGATCAAAGGGAAGAAACTGCTTAATCCTGAATTTGGCGGCGACCAGGTTAAGGAGGGCGAAGGCGCAAAATTAACGCAGCCGCTTATTGGCTTCCCGGCGCATTTTGCACCAAATGACCTACTATTTTACCGTGGTAAGCAATTTCCCGCGCATTACAAAAACGGCGCTTTTGTGGCCTTTCATGGTTCGACTGACAGGGCTCCGTACCCGCAGGCTGGCTACATTATTGCATTTGTTCCATTTAAAGATGGCAAGCCTTCAGGACCCTGGGAAGTATTTGCTGATGGGTTTGCGGGGGTTGACCCGATAGTCAATGTAAGTAATGCGGTATATCGTCCTATGGGGCTGGCTGAGGGCGCGGATGGCTCTTTGTATGTGAGCGATACCGAAAGAGGCAGGATATGGCGGATCATGTATACAGGCGACAAAAGGAAATTCGGGGCGCCCGAACTGGCGGCTATGGAAAAGCGCAAGCAAACGGCATCCAATATCAAAACGCCCGACGAAATAAAGGATAACCTGTTCAAAGGCATGGCCACCACATCGGTGGTGTACAGCACTTATTGCATTGCCTGCCACCAGGCAGACGGGAAGGGCGACGGAAACAGGTTCCCGCCGCTGGCGCAGTCCGAGTGGGTGAATTACAACACACCCCGGTTGATAAGAGTGATCCTTAACGGGTTAAAAGGTCCTGTGAAGGTGAAAGGGCTGTCCTATAACGAGGTGATGCCGGGGCACGGCAGTTTCCTGTCGGACGCCCAGGTAGCCGAGGTGCTTACTTATATAAAATCAAATTTTAACAACCTGCCTGAAATTGTTACGCCTGAAGAAGTGGGCGCAGTAAGAAAAACATTACCGAAAGAAACTCATGATTAG
- a CDS encoding TetR/AcrR family transcriptional regulator, producing MFTKAERTKQFILETAAPIFNQKGISGANIDDVLDAAKLTKGCLYGHFEGKEDLALQVVDFMLNTNGEKMLLTISKGKTAKAKVFAFLDFYKDPLNTYLKGGCPVFNIAVESDDNFPTIKEKIASVIRHGQELFVSILSQGIADGEFSDKLDPAVYAFKAVSAVEGAVVMCRAMNTAKPMAGLLRSLKAELESYAI from the coding sequence ATGTTTACAAAGGCAGAAAGAACAAAACAATTTATTCTGGAAACAGCGGCTCCAATTTTTAATCAAAAAGGGATATCAGGCGCCAATATAGACGATGTGCTTGATGCGGCAAAACTGACCAAAGGATGCCTTTACGGCCATTTTGAAGGCAAGGAAGACCTTGCCTTACAGGTTGTTGATTTCATGTTGAATACTAACGGCGAAAAAATGTTGTTAACTATCAGCAAGGGAAAAACGGCGAAAGCTAAAGTATTTGCTTTTCTTGATTTTTATAAAGATCCTTTGAATACTTACCTTAAAGGCGGCTGTCCTGTATTTAATATCGCGGTGGAATCCGATGATAATTTTCCAACCATTAAGGAAAAGATAGCGAGTGTCATCCGACATGGACAGGAATTGTTTGTCAGTATTTTAAGTCAAGGCATTGCCGATGGTGAATTTTCCGACAAACTTGATCCGGCTGTTTACGCATTCAAAGCGGTATCCGCTGTTGAAGGCGCCGTTGTGATGTGCAGGGCGATGAATACTGCAAAACCGATGGCTGGTTTGCTCAGGAGCCTGAAAGCAGAGTTAGAAAGTTATGCAATATAA
- a CDS encoding SDR family NAD(P)-dependent oxidoreductase: MELKEKTVLVTGASSGIGLLVASKLHENGYQVIGTSRDPEKHQAKLPFKLLPLDLNDDHSIASFGKQLFSQVKTLDVLINNAGYLVNGLAEETPIDLGKQQFETNFWGTIKITNELLPYFRRQKHGKIITLGSLLGLVSLPNTSYYSASKHALEGYFKALRSELNQFNIKVVMVEPISFKTNIGESATVAKGTIADYDQFRQKVIAYTKTAFDKAPDPAPVIATLLRAVKEKNPTFGYPVGKGSSIVLLLQHFAYKLFEKSILKSINASK; this comes from the coding sequence ATGGAATTAAAAGAAAAAACGGTATTAGTCACAGGTGCCTCATCGGGCATCGGGCTGCTTGTCGCCAGCAAGCTTCACGAAAATGGCTACCAGGTAATTGGCACAAGCCGGGATCCCGAAAAACATCAGGCAAAATTACCATTTAAGTTACTGCCATTGGATCTAAATGATGACCATTCTATAGCATCTTTTGGCAAGCAGCTATTCAGTCAGGTCAAAACTTTAGATGTGCTGATCAACAACGCAGGTTACTTAGTAAACGGACTCGCCGAGGAAACCCCTATTGACTTAGGCAAGCAGCAGTTTGAGACCAACTTTTGGGGAACGATCAAAATAACCAACGAGTTGCTGCCATACTTCAGGAGGCAAAAACATGGAAAAATAATTACGCTTGGTTCCCTGCTGGGTTTAGTGAGTCTTCCAAATACTTCCTACTATTCGGCTTCCAAACACGCCCTCGAAGGCTATTTTAAGGCACTTCGGTCTGAATTGAACCAGTTTAACATCAAGGTGGTTATGGTTGAGCCAATCAGTTTCAAAACCAATATCGGCGAAAGCGCAACTGTAGCGAAAGGAACGATCGCAGACTATGATCAGTTCAGGCAAAAGGTTATCGCGTATACCAAAACGGCATTTGATAAGGCACCCGATCCTGCGCCGGTTATCGCTACTTTATTGCGGGCAGTAAAGGAAAAAAATCCAACGTTTGGTTACCCTGTCGGAAAAGGATCATCAATCGTACTCCTGCTTCAACATTTCGCCTATAAGCTTTTCGAGAAATCCATTCTGAAATCGATCAACGCTTCAAAATAG
- a CDS encoding NADP-dependent oxidoreductase encodes MKAFIIDKYKSKDGGRIGQMPVPELKPDEVLVEVYAAGINLLDSKIRNGEFKLILPYKTPFVLGHDVAGVVTKVGARVQQFKVGDEVYARPADHRIGTFADFIAIKEADMALKPKKLSMEEAASIPLVGLTAWQALIEKGNLKKGQNVFIQAGSGGVGTFAIQLAKHLGATVATTTSAENMELVKSLGADVAIDYKKDDFEKVLHRYDLVLNSQDGKILEKSLRVLKSGGRLISISGPPDPDFADEIGAPWFVKLIMRLLSSGVRKKAKRLKVGFSFLFMRANGDQLKEITALINSGTIKPVMDKVFPFESIREAITYVESGRAKGKVVVKMK; translated from the coding sequence ATGAAAGCATTTATTATAGACAAATATAAAAGCAAGGATGGTGGCCGGATTGGGCAAATGCCCGTTCCGGAATTGAAACCAGATGAAGTACTGGTAGAAGTATACGCTGCCGGTATAAACCTCCTGGATTCCAAAATCAGAAACGGGGAGTTTAAACTCATTTTACCGTACAAAACACCATTCGTTTTGGGCCATGATGTGGCAGGCGTTGTAACTAAAGTTGGAGCCCGGGTGCAACAATTTAAAGTTGGAGACGAGGTTTATGCACGGCCGGCAGATCACCGAATTGGAACGTTTGCAGATTTCATCGCAATTAAGGAAGCTGATATGGCTCTTAAACCGAAAAAGCTGAGCATGGAAGAAGCCGCATCGATTCCGCTGGTAGGACTAACGGCCTGGCAAGCTTTGATCGAAAAAGGCAACTTAAAGAAAGGGCAAAACGTTTTCATACAGGCAGGATCAGGTGGTGTAGGCACATTTGCCATTCAACTGGCTAAACATCTCGGTGCTACTGTGGCTACAACTACAAGCGCAGAAAATATGGAGTTAGTGAAAAGCTTAGGTGCAGATGTCGCTATTGATTACAAGAAAGATGACTTTGAAAAAGTGCTGCACAGGTACGACCTAGTTTTGAATAGTCAGGATGGCAAGATACTCGAAAAATCGTTGCGCGTGTTAAAATCTGGTGGAAGACTCATTTCGATCTCTGGCCCGCCAGATCCGGACTTCGCGGATGAGATCGGAGCTCCCTGGTTTGTGAAATTAATCATGCGTCTTTTAAGTTCCGGAGTAAGGAAAAAAGCAAAACGGCTTAAGGTGGGCTTTTCCTTTCTTTTTATGAGAGCAAATGGAGACCAGCTAAAGGAAATTACCGCTCTTATAAATTCCGGTACCATAAAACCGGTTATGGACAAAGTTTTCCCATTCGAATCGATCAGGGAAGCGATAACCTATGTTGAAAGCGGCCGCGCCAAAGGAAAAGTCGTAGTTAAAATGAAGTAA
- a CDS encoding aspartate kinase, with protein MLTVEKIGGTSMSALAEVIDNIICYNRTAAEFGNRVFVVSAFSGVTNRLLENKKTKAPGVYHKLANGEDYHEAIAEMGTYLRGLNHQYAHLGLEIQKADDFIDAHIAKALSYLESATTMLASGYLNEGILLAAREILASIGETHSGYVLASILQQRGMPAKFIDLAGFDDRRALTISERISDAFKDVDLESCVCIATGYAKGTEGIMREFDRGYSEVTFSKIAEILKPQEAIIHKEYHLSTADPALVGIENVQPVGNTNYDIADQLADVGMEAIHPKAAKPLEMGGIHLRIKNTFEPAHPGTLITRDYVSKIKRVEVITGSEQQLLIDIYDPRMTGNVGSDLQIMQLFYTHGISYTFKVTSANSISIVIWESDFKPGLIDDLQLQFEKVTTEPVAMVCLLGTNMDQPGLLAKAATALAKAEINIISAGVAKGKVNIQFLVARDQFKNAIVALNKAVG; from the coding sequence ATGCTTACAGTAGAAAAGATCGGCGGTACTTCGATGAGTGCGCTTGCCGAAGTGATCGATAATATTATTTGCTATAACCGTACGGCTGCTGAATTTGGCAACCGGGTATTTGTGGTGTCTGCTTTTTCGGGCGTGACCAACCGGCTGCTGGAGAACAAAAAGACCAAGGCGCCCGGCGTTTACCATAAGCTGGCCAACGGCGAGGATTACCATGAGGCTATCGCCGAAATGGGAACATACCTAAGAGGGCTTAATCATCAATACGCCCATTTGGGGCTGGAAATACAGAAGGCAGACGACTTTATCGATGCGCATATTGCCAAGGCGCTATCTTACCTGGAGAGCGCTACGACCATGCTTGCATCGGGCTACCTGAACGAGGGCATCCTGCTGGCGGCAAGGGAGATCCTGGCTTCGATAGGGGAAACACATTCGGGCTATGTGCTGGCAAGCATACTGCAGCAGCGCGGTATGCCGGCAAAATTTATAGACCTGGCCGGTTTTGATGACCGCCGGGCTTTAACCATCAGCGAGCGGATATCGGATGCTTTTAAAGATGTGGACCTGGAAAGTTGTGTTTGCATTGCGACAGGTTACGCCAAAGGCACCGAGGGTATTATGCGCGAGTTTGACCGGGGTTATTCTGAAGTTACTTTCAGCAAGATAGCGGAGATATTAAAACCGCAGGAGGCCATTATCCATAAAGAATATCATTTATCGACCGCCGACCCGGCGTTGGTGGGCATTGAAAACGTGCAGCCGGTTGGTAATACCAATTATGATATTGCCGACCAATTGGCGGATGTGGGTATGGAGGCCATCCATCCCAAAGCCGCAAAACCGCTGGAGATGGGGGGCATACACCTGCGGATTAAAAATACTTTCGAACCCGCACATCCCGGAACGCTGATCACCCGCGACTATGTGTCGAAAATAAAACGAGTGGAAGTTATTACCGGAAGCGAACAGCAACTGCTTATCGACATCTACGATCCGCGTATGACGGGTAACGTGGGCAGCGATCTGCAAATAATGCAGCTTTTTTACACGCATGGCATCAGTTATACCTTCAAAGTAACCAGCGCCAACAGTATCAGTATTGTTATATGGGAAAGTGACTTTAAACCCGGACTGATCGACGATCTGCAATTGCAGTTTGAGAAAGTGACCACCGAACCCGTTGCCATGGTTTGCCTGCTCGGAACCAATATGGATCAGCCGGGCCTGCTGGCGAAGGCCGCTACGGCGCTGGCCAAAGCAGAGATCAACATCATCAGCGCCGGCGTAGCCAAAGGCAAGGTGAATATCCAGTTCCTGGTTGCCCGCGACCAGTTTAAAAATGCCATCGTGGCGCTGAATAAGGCGGTGGGGTAA
- a CDS encoding SRPBCC family protein, giving the protein MNEHDFTTSFLVDQSPKDAFEAIANVRGWWTEGVDGNTEKLNDEFSVQFWDVHYSRQKLVEVVPYTRIVWQITDSKLTFIADESEWTGTKIIFDIAEKGDQTEVRFTQIGLVPEIECYKDCSNAWGGYINGSLKSLIATGKGKPTTKEELNR; this is encoded by the coding sequence ATGAATGAACATGATTTCACTACAAGCTTCCTGGTTGATCAAAGTCCGAAAGACGCTTTTGAAGCGATCGCAAATGTCCGCGGCTGGTGGACAGAAGGGGTGGACGGCAACACTGAAAAACTAAATGACGAGTTTTCGGTCCAATTCTGGGATGTGCATTATTCCAGGCAAAAACTGGTAGAAGTTGTTCCGTATACCAGGATAGTTTGGCAGATAACCGACAGTAAGCTCACTTTCATTGCAGATGAAAGCGAATGGACCGGTACTAAGATCATTTTTGATATTGCCGAAAAAGGTGATCAAACCGAAGTGCGGTTTACGCAGATCGGCCTGGTACCTGAAATCGAATGTTATAAGGATTGTTCAAACGCCTGGGGAGGCTATATCAACGGCAGTTTGAAAAGCCTTATCGCCACTGGTAAAGGAAAGCCGACAACCAAAGAAGAACTGAATCGATAA
- a CDS encoding LIC_13387 family protein, giving the protein MKPKILLRIASIIMLLHTLGHTMGALTWKDAPNAAVKQVIDGMLGNRFDFMGWSVSMGDFFAGYGYGMIGVLLLISILLWLLSAEPNRRFILALGLFLLFLSIIEFIYFFPFAAAFSFVAGIATLLGMSGGVRKSNI; this is encoded by the coding sequence GTGAAGCCGAAAATTTTATTGCGCATAGCGAGCATTATTATGCTGCTGCATACACTTGGGCATACTATGGGTGCCCTAACCTGGAAGGACGCGCCAAATGCGGCCGTGAAACAGGTGATAGACGGGATGCTTGGTAACCGCTTCGATTTTATGGGGTGGTCGGTAAGTATGGGAGATTTTTTTGCGGGTTATGGTTACGGTATGATCGGCGTATTATTGCTGATCAGCATTTTATTGTGGCTTTTGTCTGCCGAACCAAACCGTCGCTTCATTTTGGCATTGGGCTTGTTTTTACTGTTCTTGTCTATTATCGAATTTATTTATTTCTTCCCTTTTGCTGCTGCGTTTTCGTTCGTGGCGGGCATAGCAACTTTATTGGGTATGAGTGGGGGTGTAAGAAAGTCAAACATTTGA
- a CDS encoding SRPBCC family protein: METISLTSIKKEFTVAATQETAFKVFTEQMDMWWPRTHHIGSADMTEIVVEPFVNGRWYSKHADGSEANIGYVSTYQPYDLFVLAWQINGEFKCDPNLITEVVTQFIPEGPNMTRVKFEHKDLHKLGSGKAVESMNEGWGTIMELYKKQAEQ; encoded by the coding sequence ATGGAAACCATCAGCTTAACTTCTATCAAAAAAGAGTTCACGGTAGCGGCCACCCAGGAAACGGCCTTTAAAGTTTTTACAGAACAAATGGATATGTGGTGGCCGCGAACACACCACATCGGCAGTGCCGATATGACCGAAATTGTAGTGGAGCCTTTTGTTAACGGACGCTGGTATTCTAAACACGCCGACGGTAGCGAAGCCAATATCGGCTATGTTTCAACTTACCAGCCTTACGACCTGTTTGTGCTGGCCTGGCAGATAAACGGCGAGTTTAAGTGCGACCCTAATCTTATTACAGAAGTAGTGACGCAGTTTATCCCCGAAGGACCGAATATGACACGTGTGAAATTTGAACATAAGGACCTCCATAAGCTGGGCAGCGGTAAAGCCGTGGAAAGCATGAATGAAGGCTGGGGAACCATCATGGAACTTTACAAAAAGCAAGCTGAACAGTGA
- a CDS encoding ArsR/SmtB family transcription factor — translation MSASERAFNALGDPTRRAIFEKLRDRPLAVVNIADGLPVSRPAVSQHLKVLKEAKLISIKTHGTRNVYEVNREGILAMREYLDKFWDEALVNFKKLVENTEKENSKPQ, via the coding sequence ATGAGCGCAAGTGAAAGAGCATTCAACGCCCTCGGTGACCCCACACGCAGGGCGATCTTCGAGAAATTACGCGATCGGCCCCTGGCGGTGGTAAATATTGCCGACGGTTTGCCTGTGAGCCGGCCGGCGGTGTCGCAGCACCTTAAGGTGCTAAAGGAAGCGAAACTCATCAGCATTAAAACCCATGGCACCAGGAACGTTTACGAAGTGAACCGCGAAGGTATTTTGGCGATGCGTGAATACCTCGACAAATTTTGGGATGAAGCACTGGTCAATTTTAAAAAACTTGTTGAAAACACTGAAAAAGAAAATAGCAAACCCCAATGA